A stretch of [Clostridium] innocuum DNA encodes these proteins:
- a CDS encoding IS256 family transposase, with product MNTSFISTKQIKDLVNEQKFTSTQDIMECMKGMFADVLEQTLQAEIDQHLGYDRAERTTCEGKKNYRNGSVKRTMKTQLGEVDVNVPRDRNGEFEPQIIGKYQRNADGIEKCILSLYATGMSTRDIRDQIKGLYDVEISEGLVSKISERILPEVTEWQNRPLEAFYPFIFMDAIHYKIREDHQVVTKVAYVVLGINNEGMKEVLGLWVGASESAKYWMGVLNELKSRGVKDVSLFCVDSLTGFREIIGAVYPKARIQRCIIHQIRNSTRFVSYKHIKEFMRDLKTVYQANTEEQALNQLAIFKDKWGKQYPTAVRSWEENWDILSTYYDYPVEIRKIIYTTNAIEGLNRQFRKVTKTKTVFPNDDSLRKMLYLAIQNLSSKWTQRCRNWDMIQNQLAIMEAVEA from the coding sequence ATGAACACATCTTTTATTTCGACAAAGCAGATCAAGGACCTTGTGAATGAACAAAAGTTTACATCAACACAGGACATTATGGAGTGCATGAAAGGCATGTTTGCGGATGTATTAGAACAGACCTTACAGGCTGAAATTGATCAGCATTTAGGCTATGATCGCGCTGAAAGAACGACATGTGAAGGCAAGAAAAACTATCGCAACGGATCTGTAAAACGCACAATGAAAACACAGTTAGGTGAAGTGGATGTGAATGTACCACGTGATCGTAACGGTGAATTTGAACCTCAGATTATTGGAAAATATCAGAGAAATGCCGATGGCATTGAGAAATGCATCCTTTCCTTGTATGCTACTGGAATGTCCACAAGAGATATCAGAGACCAGATCAAAGGACTGTACGATGTAGAGATTTCAGAAGGACTGGTAAGCAAGATCAGCGAGCGCATTCTGCCCGAAGTAACAGAATGGCAAAACAGACCCTTAGAAGCCTTCTATCCATTCATATTTATGGATGCGATCCATTATAAAATCAGAGAAGATCATCAGGTCGTGACTAAGGTTGCATACGTTGTTTTGGGCATCAATAACGAAGGAATGAAGGAAGTTTTAGGATTATGGGTAGGAGCCAGTGAATCTGCGAAATACTGGATGGGAGTGCTGAATGAGTTGAAAAGCAGAGGGGTTAAGGATGTTTCCTTATTCTGCGTAGATAGTCTTACAGGCTTCAGAGAAATTATAGGAGCTGTCTATCCAAAGGCACGTATTCAGCGTTGTATTATCCATCAAATTCGCAACAGCACACGCTTCGTGAGTTATAAGCATATCAAGGAGTTCATGAGAGATTTAAAAACTGTTTACCAAGCAAATACAGAGGAACAGGCACTGAATCAGTTAGCAATTTTCAAGGATAAATGGGGCAAGCAATATCCAACCGCAGTACGTAGCTGGGAAGAGAATTGGGATATACTAAGCACATACTATGATTATCCAGTTGAAATCCGCAAAATCATTTACACGACAAATGCGATTGAAGGATTGAACAGACAGTTCAGAAAAGTCACGAAAACAAAGACGGTTTTCCCAAATGATGACAGTTTGAGAAAGATGCTTTACTTGGCTATTCAGAACCTCAGCAGCAAATGGACACAGAGATGTCGAAACTGGGATATGATTCAAAATCAACTTGCCATTATGGAAGCAGTAGAAGCATAA
- a CDS encoding IS110 family transposase produces MLSIDGIGPNLASRILAEIGDIK; encoded by the coding sequence ATTTTAAGCATAGATGGAATCGGTCCTAACCTGGCATCTAGAATATTGGCAGAAATAGGTGATATAAAGTGA
- a CDS encoding IS110 family transposase, with amino-acid sequence MEGPIISIDVSNGNSHYILFEKNNKKVGGVHKINHDVEGFARLKTDIKILSDKVGEKVCVVYEATGVYTHPLQRFLEKMISNNISFRR; translated from the coding sequence ATGGAAGGACCTATAATTAGTATTGATGTATCCAATGGAAACAGTCACTATATTCTTTTTGAGAAGAATAATAAGAAAGTTGGAGGAGTACATAAAATCAACCATGATGTTGAAGGATTCGCTCGTTTAAAAACAGATATTAAAATTCTTTCTGATAAAGTTGGCGAGAAAGTCTGTGTGGTTTATGAAGCTACAGGTGTATACACACATCCACTTCAAAGATTTCTTGAAAAAATGATATCAAACAATATATCATTTCGCCGCTAG
- a CDS encoding DUF5011 domain-containing protein, with the protein MRKLKMSKLFSIFLTCILCLSFLPTDLMAMNDADTVKNGYYNESNTWVEGELDQALPEGIHSVNKTAVKSENDDNTYDITLEVVTEQNLSKLTKKSATILVIDTSGSMGDYQRLINAKNTAKEFVKKYAGDEPDSGRYLAIVNFATNTNIILNWTDVSSADGKASADNAINQLYADGGTNLHAGIKQASQLFDDTAIQDIESKNTIVLTDGAPTYYLKNCTSDINCIFYTHVTISNTRYHVGGDGDKGSETINDATAAEAKTLKGKSTVYTICYGASREMTYQGGPTVSAYLKNNIASEMKNAYDADDSDDLVDAFKAITETITSGLDGKGLSVFDGSAPFVSVSGLPESIVQDEEGFTWKLENAEESTEGNKKYYTYRLTYKVTLNADAIDFDEGKWYPLNGKTYITLADGEKVYFPIPAGQGVKTRYTVTYTDGVEDEEVFENQITTDLVYGAETPSFKGTPERTGYLFTGWTPEISETVSASTTYVATWKKRMEPLNKVPEINAEDKTLIVGDTFDPKKDVAATDKEDGDLTAKIEIVKNTVDMTKAGTYEVTYKVTDSEGASTTKTITVTVNPKMEKLNEVPTIQAEDKTLIVGDTFDPKKDVAATDKEDGDLTAKIEIAKNTVDMTKAGTYEVTYKVTDSEGASTTKTITVTVNPKMEKLNEVPTIQAEDKTLTVGDTFDPKKDVTATDKEDGDLTAKIEIAKNTVDMTKAGTYEVTYKVTDSEGASTTKTITITVKDKEFKADINKPDTDEQNKDTGSVETGDRTNISFYTSLFEMSVVCIAILAVWKKKKALRDR; encoded by the coding sequence ATGCGAAAATTGAAAATGAGTAAACTTTTTAGTATTTTTCTTACATGTATCCTATGCTTATCGTTTTTGCCAACTGATTTAATGGCAATGAACGATGCTGATACAGTTAAAAACGGCTATTATAACGAGTCTAATACTTGGGTTGAGGGTGAATTGGATCAAGCATTACCAGAAGGTATCCATTCCGTTAACAAAACAGCTGTCAAAAGTGAAAACGACGACAACACTTACGATATTACTTTGGAAGTCGTAACAGAACAAAATCTAAGCAAGCTCACGAAGAAATCTGCAACGATCCTCGTGATAGATACATCAGGAAGTATGGGAGATTATCAACGATTGATAAATGCAAAGAACACAGCCAAGGAGTTCGTTAAAAAGTATGCAGGAGATGAGCCGGATAGTGGACGTTATCTCGCTATCGTGAATTTTGCTACTAACACGAATATTATCTTAAATTGGACGGATGTTTCATCTGCAGATGGGAAAGCGTCTGCAGATAATGCTATAAATCAATTATATGCGGATGGCGGAACAAATCTACACGCAGGTATCAAACAGGCTAGCCAACTATTTGATGATACTGCGATTCAGGATATTGAGAGCAAGAATACGATCGTACTGACAGATGGTGCACCAACTTATTATTTGAAGAACTGTACCTCTGATATCAATTGTATCTTTTATACACATGTAACCATCTCCAACACCAGATATCATGTAGGTGGTGACGGAGATAAAGGAAGTGAAACGATCAACGACGCTACTGCTGCTGAAGCAAAAACACTCAAAGGCAAATCAACTGTCTATACGATCTGTTACGGTGCGAGTCGTGAAATGACCTATCAGGGAGGACCAACAGTCTCTGCATATTTAAAAAACAATATTGCCAGTGAAATGAAGAATGCTTATGATGCAGATGATTCTGATGATCTGGTGGATGCGTTTAAGGCGATTACAGAAACGATCACGAGCGGTCTTGACGGTAAAGGATTATCTGTATTCGATGGTTCTGCGCCATTCGTTTCAGTAAGTGGATTACCCGAATCGATCGTACAAGATGAAGAAGGTTTTACATGGAAGCTTGAGAATGCAGAAGAATCCACTGAGGGAAATAAAAAATATTATACGTATCGATTAACTTATAAAGTGACCTTGAATGCAGATGCTATTGATTTCGATGAAGGAAAATGGTATCCACTCAATGGAAAAACATATATCACACTGGCAGATGGGGAAAAAGTTTATTTTCCTATTCCGGCAGGACAAGGTGTCAAAACGCGTTATACTGTAACATATACAGATGGAGTAGAGGATGAAGAAGTGTTTGAAAATCAGATTACGACTGATCTGGTCTATGGAGCTGAAACGCCTTCCTTCAAAGGGACTCCGGAAAGAACCGGATATCTCTTTACCGGATGGACACCTGAAATCAGTGAGACTGTGAGCGCTTCTACGACATATGTAGCAACATGGAAGAAAAGGATGGAGCCATTAAACAAAGTCCCTGAAATCAACGCAGAAGATAAAACACTTATAGTAGGAGACACATTTGATCCAAAGAAGGATGTGGCAGCTACTGACAAGGAAGATGGCGACCTTACAGCTAAGATCGAGATCGTCAAGAATACAGTAGACATGACAAAAGCCGGAACATATGAAGTTACATATAAAGTAACAGACAGTGAAGGAGCGTCCACAACGAAGACGATCACAGTCACTGTCAATCCAAAAATGGAAAAATTGAATGAAGTTCCGACTATTCAGGCAGAAGATAAAACACTTATAGTAGGAGACACATTTGATCCAAAGAAGGATGTGGCAGCTACTGACAAGGAAGATGGCGACCTTACAGCTAAGATCGAGATCGCCAAGAATACAGTAGACATGACAAAAGCCGGAACATATGAAGTTACATATAAAGTAACAGACAGTGAAGGAGCGTCCACAACGAAGACGATCACAGTCACTGTCAATCCAAAAATGGAAAAATTGAATGAAGTTCCGACTATTCAGGCAGAAGATAAAACACTTACAGTAGGAGACACATTTGATCCAAAGAAGGATGTGACAGCTACTGACAAGGAAGATGGCGACCTCACTGCTAAGATCGAGATCGCCAAGAATACAGTAGACATGACAAAAGCCGGAACATATGAAGTTACATATAAAGTAACAGACAGTGAAGGAGCGTCCACAACGAAGACGATAACGATCACCGTAAAGGATAAAGAATTCAAAGCAGATATAAATAAACCGGATACGGATGAGCAGAACAAAGATACAGGTAGTGTAGAAACAGGAGATCGAACCAATATAAGCTTCTATACCTCTCTGTTCGAAATGAGTGTAGTATGTATCGCTATCCTGGCGGTATGGAAGAAAAAGAAAGCATTGAGAGATCGATAG
- a CDS encoding recombinase family protein, which produces MAQSYGYVRVSSIDQNEERQIVELTHRDVVPSNIFIDKQSGKSFERPQYKRLVKKLKYGDLLYILSIDRLGRNYLDIQEQWRILTKEKGIDICVLDMPLLDTRNGKDLMGTFIADLVLQILSFVAQNERENIRKRQAQGIAVAKEKGIKFGRPEIALPENFGKLVSEWEKKKLPIEEVLKVCGISKATFYRRLKEYRMKSKVS; this is translated from the coding sequence ATGGCACAAAGTTATGGATATGTAAGAGTTTCAAGTATAGATCAGAATGAGGAACGACAAATAGTTGAGTTAACACATAGAGACGTAGTTCCTAGTAATATTTTCATAGATAAACAGTCTGGAAAAAGTTTTGAACGTCCGCAATACAAAAGACTTGTTAAAAAATTAAAATACGGCGATTTACTTTATATTCTGAGTATAGACCGTCTAGGCAGAAATTATCTGGATATACAGGAACAATGGAGAATTCTAACTAAAGAGAAAGGAATCGATATATGTGTGCTCGATATGCCCTTACTGGACACACGAAATGGAAAAGATTTGATGGGAACTTTCATTGCTGACCTTGTGTTGCAGATACTATCATTTGTAGCACAGAATGAGCGTGAAAATATAAGGAAAAGACAGGCTCAGGGTATTGCCGTTGCCAAAGAAAAAGGAATAAAATTTGGCAGACCAGAAATAGCATTACCAGAGAATTTTGGAAAACTCGTTTCCGAATGGGAAAAGAAAAAACTTCCGATAGAGGAGGTGTTAAAAGTATGCGGAATAAGTAAAGCAACCTTTTATAGACGCTTAAAAGAATATAGGATGAAAAGCAAAGTGTCATAA
- a CDS encoding choloylglycine hydrolase family protein: MCTVLRFKQFFGRNLDYEFSYGEKITVSPRNYNFKFRHTNKQGKHYAIIGMAYIVGDYPLYYDAINEKGVGMAGLNFVGNTYFNAHVDGRDNITSFEFIPWVLSQCANIKEVKELLEHTNVVNTAFNSKLPPAQLHYMISDDTDSIVIECMKDGMHIYDNPTHVLTNNPPFKEQISRLNDYMYLTNKQPENTFSKDLNLAPYSRGFGAFGLPGDLSSPSRFVRVAFTRSNATSDENDLSQFFHILGSVEQQKGLCEVSEGEYEYTIYSSCCDLYNGIYYYTTYNGHQIIGVDMFKEDLDSDKIISYPMMEKEIISFQN; this comes from the coding sequence ATGTGTACAGTACTGAGATTTAAACAATTTTTTGGAAGAAATTTAGACTACGAATTTTCCTATGGGGAGAAAATTACCGTTTCGCCCAGAAATTATAATTTTAAGTTTCGCCATACTAATAAACAAGGAAAACATTATGCTATAATAGGTATGGCATATATTGTAGGAGATTATCCATTATACTACGATGCCATAAACGAAAAAGGAGTAGGAATGGCAGGATTAAATTTTGTCGGAAATACATATTTTAATGCTCATGTAGATGGAAGGGATAACATTACATCCTTTGAGTTTATTCCATGGGTATTGTCTCAATGTGCGAATATTAAAGAAGTCAAGGAATTACTTGAACATACTAATGTAGTGAATACCGCCTTCAACAGTAAACTTCCACCTGCACAATTGCATTATATGATTAGCGATGACACAGACAGCATTGTTATAGAATGTATGAAAGATGGTATGCATATATATGATAATCCTACACATGTTTTAACCAACAATCCACCATTTAAAGAACAGATTTCTAGGTTGAATGACTACATGTATTTGACCAATAAGCAACCAGAAAATACATTTTCAAAGGATTTAAATCTTGCCCCGTATTCACGCGGATTTGGTGCATTTGGATTGCCTGGAGATTTATCAAGTCCGTCTCGATTTGTTCGTGTTGCCTTTACTCGATCCAATGCAACAAGCGACGAAAATGATTTGAGTCAGTTCTTTCATATCCTTGGATCAGTAGAGCAGCAAAAGGGACTTTGCGAGGTGAGTGAAGGTGAATATGAATATACCATCTATTCTTCTTGCTGCGACTTGTATAATGGAATATATTATTACACAACGTATAACGGACACCAAATTATAGGTGTGGATATGTTTAAGGAAGATTTAGATTCTGATAAAATCATATCTTATCCAATGATGGAAAAAGAAATAATCAGTTTTCAAAATTAG
- a CDS encoding transposase, whose amino-acid sequence MDLLLFIDCIICLRKKGGFSLTQNQTPVTTTEHKIGKVTYLVCSSASERATDTLDKKIKKLIRKDMELNPRKRLKIGRFFTFYT is encoded by the coding sequence GTGGACTTGCTGCTATTCATAGACTGTATTATATGTTTGCGAAAGAAAGGGGGATTTTCTTTGACGCAAAACCAAACGCCCGTTACCACAACGGAGCATAAAATCGGAAAAGTTACTTACCTTGTATGTTCGTCTGCAAGTGAACGCGCAACGGACACACTGGATAAAAAGATAAAAAAGCTCATTCGCAAAGACATGGAGCTGAACCCCCGTAAACGCCTGAAAATAGGGCGTTTCTTCACATTTTATACATGA
- a CDS encoding helix-turn-helix domain-containing protein: MNGTNGNEPGYPENALVPYPVIVAATKGDPDAMKIVLQHFSGYIARLSMRKLYDERGNVYFGVDHDIRERLQAKLMMAVLTFRTEE; the protein is encoded by the coding sequence ATGAATGGGACGAATGGTAACGAACCCGGCTACCCGGAAAATGCCCTTGTTCCCTATCCTGTCATTGTGGCAGCGACAAAGGGCGACCCGGACGCCATGAAGATTGTCTTGCAGCATTTTAGCGGCTACATAGCCCGCCTCTCCATGCGGAAGCTGTACGACGAGCGCGGGAACGTCTATTTCGGCGTAGACCACGACATTCGGGAACGGCTGCAAGCAAAACTGATGATGGCTGTCCTCACCTTTAGGACAGAGGAATAA
- a CDS encoding RNA polymerase sigma factor, whose translation MEPNSREFYKQCAFQKFCNTVLHNEACDAHRELHRHKAREVTFSDLPLDEARQLHTFDEYFKRETAETVFEKAGKKITPKLLLEAIRTLPEEKRKAVLLYYFEGMNDTEIAKLFNTSRSTIQYRRTSSFEKLRKYLEENADEWDEW comes from the coding sequence GTGGAACCTAATAGCAGGGAGTTTTACAAACAATGTGCTTTTCAGAAGTTTTGTAATACGGTGCTGCACAATGAAGCGTGTGACGCTCACAGGGAGCTGCACAGGCATAAGGCAAGGGAAGTCACCTTTTCCGATTTGCCCTTAGACGAAGCGCGGCAGCTTCATACCTTTGATGAATATTTCAAACGGGAAACCGCCGAAACCGTCTTTGAGAAAGCCGGGAAGAAAATCACGCCGAAGCTGCTTCTTGAAGCAATCCGTACTTTGCCGGAAGAAAAGCGCAAAGCCGTACTCCTGTACTATTTCGAGGGAATGAACGACACCGAGATTGCGAAGTTGTTCAATACATCGAGAAGCACGATACAGTACAGGCGGACAAGCTCTTTTGAGAAATTAAGAAAATATCTGGAGGAAAATGCTGATGAATGGGACGAATGGTAA
- a CDS encoding 23S rRNA (adenine(2503)-C(2))-methyltransferase RlmN, producing MKHLPKSTPTEILNDPYGFTYKEMSEVIGEDKARALYTELYKQPFHKENLSISTKKVYKSSDTEKYVYELKDNRYIETVFIKRRDGGTVCVSTQVGCSVGCIFCESGRNGFVRNLTPSEIVQQVVLIRQKVNRIVFMGMGEPLFNYDNLIAAIHILRDRNGLNFPTDGITVSTVGPVNQLKKLREEHLKIQLTISLHAATQAARNCIIPHMHMYAIEDVVKQALSYSQRHNRKVVFAYLLLPGINDRSSDIRQLAKWFKGKNVMINVLQYNPTSNSKIRAPQKQEMVAFKHQLEQTGLEVTMRVSHGREIKAACGQLANTYNKAKKQQK from the coding sequence ATGAAACACTTACCTAAAAGTACACCTACGGAAATATTGAATGACCCATACGGATTTACTTACAAAGAAATGTCGGAAGTAATTGGAGAGGATAAAGCAAGAGCCTTATATACGGAATTGTATAAACAGCCATTTCACAAAGAAAATCTATCAATATCAACAAAAAAAGTCTATAAAAGTAGCGATACTGAAAAGTATGTTTATGAATTGAAAGATAACAGGTATATTGAAACGGTTTTTATTAAACGGCGAGATGGTGGGACTGTTTGCGTAAGTACGCAAGTTGGTTGTTCTGTTGGCTGTATTTTTTGTGAGTCCGGACGCAATGGTTTTGTTCGTAATCTAACACCGTCTGAAATTGTGCAGCAGGTTGTATTGATACGTCAAAAAGTAAATCGTATCGTTTTTATGGGAATGGGAGAACCTTTATTCAATTACGACAACTTGATTGCAGCAATCCATATTCTTCGAGATAGAAATGGACTTAACTTTCCAACCGACGGCATTACCGTATCAACAGTTGGTCCAGTTAATCAATTAAAAAAATTGCGCGAAGAACATCTAAAAATTCAGTTGACAATATCTTTACATGCAGCAACACAGGCTGCGAGAAACTGTATCATTCCTCATATGCACATGTACGCTATTGAAGATGTTGTTAAGCAAGCATTGTCCTATTCTCAAAGGCATAATCGAAAAGTGGTATTTGCGTATTTGCTTTTACCAGGTATAAATGACCGTTCCTCAGATATAAGGCAACTTGCAAAATGGTTTAAGGGCAAAAATGTTATGATTAACGTGCTGCAATACAACCCGACGAGTAATTCAAAAATTAGAGCACCACAAAAACAAGAAATGGTTGCGTTCAAACATCAATTAGAGCAAACAGGACTTGAAGTTACCATGAGAGTTTCTCATGGTAGAGAGATTAAAGCAGCTTGTGGACAGTTAGCTAATACATATAATAAAGCCAAAAAACAACAGAAATAA
- a CDS encoding helix-turn-helix transcriptional regulator, with protein MAKRPVPKYDFKAFGAAIKAAREGRKESRKKVGDEMFISPRYLANIENKGQHPSLQIFFELIQRYHISVDQFLLDTPAAKDTKRRQLDALLDGMSDTGIRIVTATAKEISEVEKEGE; from the coding sequence ATGGCAAAAAGACCAGTACCAAAATACGACTTCAAGGCTTTTGGGGCAGCGATAAAGGCAGCGCGTGAAGGACGCAAGGAAAGCCGCAAGAAAGTAGGCGACGAAATGTTTATCTCGCCGCGCTACCTTGCGAACATTGAGAACAAGGGGCAGCACCCAAGTTTACAGATATTCTTTGAGCTGATACAGCGTTACCATATATCCGTAGACCAATTCCTGTTAGACACGCCCGCTGCAAAGGACACAAAGCGGCGGCAGCTTGACGCGCTCCTTGACGGTATGAGCGATACAGGCATACGGATTGTGACCGCAACGGCAAAAGAGATTTCCGAAGTCGAAAAAGAGGGCGAATAG
- a CDS encoding MobC family plasmid mobilization relaxosome protein, translated as MDGRKRTVQIKFRVTEAERDLILEKMKLVPTRNMAAYLRKIAIDGYIIQIDHADIKAMTAEIQKIGVNVNQIARRVNATGNAYQEDIEEIKGVLAEIWRLQRLSLLKAL; from the coding sequence ATGGACGGACGGAAAAGGACGGTGCAAATCAAATTCAGAGTGACGGAAGCGGAACGGGATTTAATACTGGAAAAAATGAAGCTCGTACCCACCCGGAACATGGCGGCGTATCTGCGGAAGATTGCCATTGACGGGTATATCATTCAGATAGACCACGCCGATATAAAGGCAATGACAGCAGAGATACAGAAAATCGGTGTCAACGTCAACCAGATAGCACGCCGCGTAAACGCGACGGGGAACGCATACCAAGAGGACATAGAGGAAATAAAGGGGGTGCTTGCAGAGATATGGCGGTTACAAAGATTAAGCCTATTAAAAGCACTCTAA
- a CDS encoding relaxase/mobilization nuclease domain-containing protein: MAVTKIKPIKSTLSKALDYIENPDKTDGKMLVSSFGCSYETADIEFEYTLSQALQKGNNLAFHLIQSFELGEVDYQKAHEIGKQLADAVTKGQHEYVLTTHIDKGHIHNHIIFCAVNFVDHHKYNSNKRSYYGIRNMSDKLCRENGLSVVVPGKGSKGKSYAEYQAEKTGTSWKGKLKTAVDALIPQVSSFEELLTRLQAAGYEIKPGKYVSCRAPGQERFTRLKTLGADYTEEAIRERIAGRRTKAAKAPREQRGVSLLIDIENSIKAAQSRGYEQWAKIHNLKQAAKTMNFLTENKIEQYADLVSRIEEMAAESGQAADALKNAEKRLADMAVLIKNVSTYQKTKPVYDAYRKARNREKYRAGQEQAIILHEAAARSLKATGIAKLPNLAALQSEYEALQAQKEALYADYGKLKKKVREYDIIKQNIDNILQADRQPEREKGMEH, encoded by the coding sequence ATGGCGGTTACAAAGATTAAGCCTATTAAAAGCACTCTAAGCAAAGCCCTTGACTATATCGAAAACCCGGACAAGACGGACGGGAAAATGCTTGTGTCCTCTTTTGGCTGCTCCTATGAAACGGCAGATATTGAGTTTGAATATACCTTGTCCCAAGCACTCCAAAAGGGGAACAATTTAGCCTTTCATCTGATACAATCCTTTGAGCTGGGGGAAGTAGATTATCAGAAAGCCCATGAAATCGGAAAGCAGCTTGCCGACGCGGTAACAAAGGGGCAGCATGAGTATGTACTCACGACGCATATTGACAAGGGGCATATCCACAATCATATCATTTTCTGCGCCGTAAACTTCGTAGACCACCACAAATACAATTCCAACAAAAGGAGCTATTACGGCATACGGAACATGAGCGACAAGCTGTGCCGGGAAAATGGCTTGTCCGTCGTCGTCCCCGGCAAGGGCAGCAAGGGAAAGAGCTATGCGGAGTACCAGGCAGAAAAGACGGGTACAAGTTGGAAAGGCAAGCTGAAAACCGCCGTTGACGCACTTATCCCCCAAGTTTCCAGTTTTGAGGAATTGCTAACGCGGTTACAGGCGGCGGGCTATGAGATAAAGCCGGGGAAATATGTATCATGCCGCGCCCCCGGACAGGAACGCTTCACCCGCCTAAAAACCCTCGGCGCAGATTATACAGAGGAAGCCATAAGGGAACGGATAGCGGGCAGACGGACAAAGGCGGCGAAAGCTCCCAGAGAGCAGCGCGGCGTATCGCTGCTTATCGACATTGAGAACAGTATCAAGGCGGCGCAGAGCCGGGGCTATGAACAGTGGGCGAAAATCCACAATCTGAAACAGGCGGCAAAGACTATGAACTTTCTCACCGAAAACAAGATTGAACAGTACGCGGATTTAGTTAGCCGGATTGAGGAAATGGCAGCGGAAAGCGGACAGGCGGCAGACGCATTGAAGAACGCCGAAAAGCGGCTTGCGGACATGGCGGTGCTTATCAAGAATGTTTCCACCTACCAAAAGACAAAGCCCGTCTATGACGCATACCGCAAGGCAAGGAACAGGGAGAAATACCGCGCCGGACAGGAACAGGCGATTATCTTACATGAAGCCGCTGCAAGGTCATTGAAAGCAACGGGCATTGCAAAGCTCCCGAACCTCGCCGCGCTGCAATCGGAGTATGAAGCCCTTCAAGCGCAGAAAGAAGCCCTTTACGCCGACTATGGGAAGCTGAAAAAGAAAGTCCGGGAATATGACATTATCAAGCAGAACATTGACAACATTTTACAGGCAGACAGACAGCCGGAACGGGAAAAGGGAATGGAACACTGA
- a CDS encoding conjugal transfer protein, protein MSEVKRLTPPQSRKVNALVRRTCCNCDNGNCILLDDGDECVCPQLISYSLLCKWFKVAVLPADKLLYAELYQTGDRKKCTECGTSFASSSNSVKYCPDCRKRITRRQAAERMRKRRAPVTQ, encoded by the coding sequence ATGAGCGAGGTCAAGCGGCTGACGCCGCCCCAGAGCCGGAAAGTCAACGCCCTTGTGCGCCGGACGTGCTGCAACTGCGATAATGGAAACTGTATCTTACTGGACGACGGGGACGAGTGCGTATGTCCGCAGCTCATTTCCTATTCGCTTCTCTGCAAGTGGTTTAAGGTTGCGGTGCTTCCCGCTGATAAGCTGCTCTATGCGGAGCTTTACCAAACCGGGGACAGGAAGAAATGTACCGAGTGCGGCACGTCCTTTGCGTCAAGCTCTAACAGCGTCAAATACTGCCCCGACTGCCGGAAGCGTATCACCCGCAGACAGGCCGCCGAGCGCATGAGGAAAAGACGCGCCCCTGTTACGCAGTAG
- a CDS encoding conjugal transfer protein — protein MTKLTVEETNLLSIYKTGSRQGLIVAMNAALPFMDGEMRGFAARTLSKVEAMTEAEFAGLPIYAADEV, from the coding sequence ATGACAAAACTGACTGTAGAAGAAACAAACCTTTTGAGCATTTACAAGACCGGAAGCCGACAGGGGCTTATCGTCGCCATGAACGCCGCGCTGCCCTTTATGGACGGGGAAATGCGGGGCTTTGCTGCCCGTACCCTCTCCAAAGTGGAAGCCATGACCGAAGCGGAGTTTGCGGGGCTTCCCATTTACGCCGCTGATGAAGTATGA